Proteins from a single region of Thermococcus alcaliphilus:
- a CDS encoding DUF2095 family protein, translating to MVDKKKKRPIDEFPWQEYDKEEFEEKYPHLAKELEEEPGLVIEGYRVEEEEEEELMDFSGYNPTVIDFIRRCETDEEALEIINWMEEHGEITPELAKELRIKLVKEGVRSFGSKKEWGWYERHRKR from the coding sequence ATGGTGGACAAAAAGAAAAAGCGCCCCATTGATGAATTTCCTTGGCAGGAATATGATAAGGAAGAATTTGAAGAAAAATATCCCCACTTAGCTAAAGAACTTGAAGAAGAGCCTGGTCTTGTTATCGAAGGTTACAGAGTGGAAGAGGAAGAAGAGGAAGAATTGATGGATTTTTCCGGGTACAATCCGACGGTTATTGACTTCATAAGAAGATGCGAGACCGATGAGGAGGCTTTGGAAATTATCAACTGGATGGAGGAGCACGGCGAGATAACTCCTGAATTAGCCAAAGAACTCAGGATAAAGCTTGTGAAAGAAGGGGTAAGAAGCTTTGGAAGCAAAAAAGAGTGGGGATGGTACGAAAGGCATAGAAAACGTTAG
- a CDS encoding M55 family metallopeptidase, whose translation MRAFISVDLEGMPFIVSPQHLVEKGALYNEARKIATEITLTAADALHRAGFEEVIIADSHGPMVNLLPEELPEYVYLVRGYPRPMAMVAGAEECDVALFLGYHAKAGTAYGIFDHTYSGANVGKLELNGIEVSEFLLNGFAVGHFNIPVILVGGDKKLLEEDVEKFTPWAERVVFKEAFSRYSAISPSMKKIKKDLENAVFRAVEKYKNGEAKPLKLDYPVRVRLTYNNSGMADVGELLPGARRIDGKTVEFEAKNIIEAYKAFQLLVFAATGVTSILRR comes from the coding sequence ATGCGCGCTTTTATCTCTGTTGATTTAGAAGGGATGCCCTTTATAGTCAGTCCTCAGCACTTGGTGGAAAAAGGCGCTCTATACAACGAAGCTCGGAAAATAGCCACGGAGATAACTTTAACCGCTGCAGATGCCCTTCACAGAGCCGGTTTTGAAGAGGTGATAATAGCTGACAGCCACGGCCCAATGGTAAACCTTCTTCCCGAGGAGCTCCCCGAATACGTTTACCTCGTCAGAGGTTACCCAAGGCCAATGGCTATGGTTGCTGGAGCTGAAGAATGTGATGTAGCTTTATTTTTGGGATATCACGCAAAGGCTGGAACGGCATATGGTATCTTTGACCACACCTACAGCGGTGCAAACGTTGGAAAGCTTGAGCTAAATGGCATTGAGGTTAGTGAATTCCTCTTGAATGGCTTTGCTGTAGGACATTTCAACATTCCAGTGATCCTTGTTGGAGGAGACAAAAAACTCCTCGAGGAGGATGTGGAGAAATTCACACCATGGGCTGAGAGAGTGGTATTTAAGGAGGCATTCTCAAGGTATTCCGCCATAAGCCCGAGCATGAAGAAAATTAAGAAAGACCTCGAGAACGCCGTCTTCAGAGCTGTTGAAAAATACAAAAACGGGGAAGCAAAACCTCTAAAACTTGACTATCCCGTTAGGGTGAGGCTCACTTACAACAACAGCGGCATGGCGGATGTAGGAGAACTTCTACCGGGGGCAAGAAGGATAGATGGAAAAACGGTAGAGTTTGAAGCAAAGAACATTATCGAGGCATACAAGGCATTTCAGCTACTGGTGTTTGCTGCCACTGGAGTCACATCAATACTTAGGCGTTAG
- the minD gene encoding cell division ATPase MinD — protein sequence MGRSIVFASGKGGTGKTTTLANVGVALAQFGKEVIVIDADITMANLSLILGMEDIPITLHDVLSGEAELRDAIYEGPAGVKVIPGGLSLEKIKKVKNPERLKELIREISSMADFVLIDAPAGLEMTSITALLIGKELILVTNPEISAITDSLKTKLVAEKLGTLPLGTVLNRVTNEKTELSREDIEAILEVPVLAVIPEDPEVKRASAYGIPLVIKNPMSPAAIAYKQLAAKLAGVKYKPPEPESPIKRVFKALFGGGRR from the coding sequence TTGGGAAGGTCTATTGTTTTTGCCTCTGGAAAAGGTGGCACAGGTAAAACCACAACACTAGCAAATGTTGGTGTCGCTTTGGCACAGTTTGGAAAGGAGGTTATAGTAATTGATGCAGATATTACAATGGCAAATCTGAGCTTAATCCTCGGTATGGAGGATATTCCAATAACCCTCCACGATGTTCTCTCGGGAGAAGCAGAGCTCAGGGATGCCATCTACGAAGGCCCAGCAGGTGTTAAGGTAATCCCAGGCGGACTAAGCCTTGAAAAAATAAAGAAGGTAAAGAATCCAGAGAGATTGAAAGAGCTCATAAGGGAGATCTCATCAATGGCGGATTTTGTTTTAATCGATGCCCCTGCTGGTCTGGAGATGACCTCAATCACTGCTCTGCTCATAGGAAAGGAACTTATTTTGGTAACAAACCCAGAGATTTCTGCGATCACAGACTCCCTTAAAACGAAACTTGTGGCAGAAAAGCTTGGAACCCTTCCGTTGGGGACTGTATTGAACAGAGTAACAAATGAAAAAACAGAACTAAGTAGAGAGGACATTGAAGCCATCTTAGAAGTCCCAGTACTTGCAGTAATACCTGAAGACCCAGAAGTGAAGAGGGCAAGTGCTTATGGAATTCCCCTAGTTATCAAAAATCCAATGTCGCCGGCGGCAATAGCCTATAAGCAGCTCGCCGCAAAGCTCGCGGGAGTTAAATACAAGCCCCCGGAACCAGAAAGCCCAATAAAGAGGGTTTTCAAAGCCCTGTTTGGAGGGGGGAGAAGATGA
- a CDS encoding NfeD family protein yields MRKIILISLFLLIFLGPALAEAKTVYVAQIKGEITPYTYDQFDRYISEAEKANANAIIILLDTPGGRADAMQNIIERIKSADVPVITYVYPPGAMAASAGTYIALGSHLIAMAPGTSIGACRPILGYSQNGSIIEAPPKVVNFYISYIKSLAKASGRNETMAEKFITEDLAIDPEEALKYGVIEVIANDVNDLLEKADGMKTKVPVRGEYVTLDLKGAEVRYLEPSLKDRVITYITDPAVAYVLLTLGIWALVLGFLSPGWHVPETAGAIMIVLAIIGLGYFGYRSAGLLLIILAVIFFIAEALTPTFGLFTVAGFITFVLGSIMLFSGGGGVDYLVSREVYSQIRLIIITIGALLALFFAFGMAAVIRAHRRKAQTGKEEMIGLSGEVVEPLAPEGMIRVRGELWRARSRDGETINVGEKVKVVGMDGLKLIVVREKEKKHEKENTNEVK; encoded by the coding sequence ATGAGAAAAATCATTCTTATCTCTCTGTTTCTGCTCATATTCTTGGGCCCAGCGCTAGCTGAAGCAAAAACCGTTTATGTTGCTCAAATAAAAGGTGAGATAACTCCCTACACATACGATCAGTTCGACAGGTACATAAGCGAGGCAGAGAAGGCAAATGCAAATGCAATAATAATCCTTCTTGACACTCCCGGCGGTAGAGCGGATGCGATGCAAAACATAATCGAGAGAATAAAATCCGCCGATGTTCCCGTTATAACCTACGTTTATCCACCTGGAGCTATGGCGGCCTCCGCTGGAACATATATTGCCTTGGGTTCACATTTAATAGCCATGGCACCCGGAACAAGTATCGGTGCATGCAGGCCTATTTTAGGTTATTCTCAAAATGGAAGCATTATAGAGGCTCCCCCAAAGGTCGTTAACTTCTACATCTCCTACATAAAAAGCTTGGCAAAGGCCAGTGGAAGAAATGAAACAATGGCAGAAAAGTTCATAACGGAGGATTTGGCCATAGATCCCGAAGAAGCCCTAAAGTACGGAGTTATTGAGGTTATTGCAAACGATGTAAATGACCTCTTGGAAAAAGCAGATGGCATGAAAACTAAAGTTCCCGTAAGGGGAGAATACGTAACTTTAGATCTTAAAGGAGCTGAAGTTAGATATCTAGAACCGAGTTTAAAGGATAGAGTAATAACATACATCACCGATCCAGCAGTTGCTTACGTTCTCTTAACACTCGGCATATGGGCTCTTGTTTTAGGCTTCCTGAGTCCAGGGTGGCACGTTCCAGAAACGGCTGGAGCAATAATGATTGTCCTAGCCATAATAGGGCTTGGATACTTCGGCTACAGGAGTGCAGGATTGCTGTTGATAATCCTTGCAGTGATATTCTTCATAGCAGAAGCCCTAACACCTACTTTTGGCCTCTTTACCGTTGCTGGCTTTATAACGTTTGTTTTGGGTAGCATAATGCTCTTCAGCGGGGGTGGGGGAGTGGACTATCTGGTTTCAAGAGAAGTTTATTCCCAGATTAGATTGATAATAATAACAATCGGTGCACTGCTTGCTTTGTTCTTTGCCTTTGGAATGGCTGCAGTGATAAGGGCTCATAGAAGAAAAGCACAAACAGGGAAGGAAGAGATGATAGGCCTTTCAGGAGAGGTAGTGGAACCTTTAGCTCCAGAAGGGATGATAAGAGTCAGAGGAGAGCTTTGGAGGGCAAGAAGCAGGGATGGTGAAACAATAAATGTTGGAGAAAAAGTTAAGGTTGTTGGGATGGATGGGCTCAAACTTATCGTGGTTAGGGAAAAAGAAAAAAAGCATGAAAAAGAAAATACTAATGAGGTGAAGTAG
- a CDS encoding DNA-3-methyladenine glycosylase family protein has product MVKVIDLKKVAHEMIKNGTWKFENGVFKQALENGIVGFDGENFYFPEYFSQKERKDAKKKLEFILGLDIDLENFYSEIEDSKFSFLIEEFYGLTIPRAPSKYQALVEVIAQQQVSFEFAMRTINNLVKLVGRKIGGLYLFPKPEDILNLSGKELKETKLGYRAAYIKSLTEEYVKGNLSLGLEKLSEEEAIKYLTKFRGIGKWSAELFLAYGLGKNTYPAGDLGLRRGIAKIFNLNPREVKERDVREIIEPYGKWKSLLAFYILCYDRKTEMMKNANRNKGRRKKI; this is encoded by the coding sequence ATGGTTAAAGTGATCGACCTCAAGAAGGTAGCCCATGAGATGATAAAAAACGGCACCTGGAAGTTTGAGAATGGAGTCTTCAAACAAGCGCTAGAGAATGGTATAGTGGGTTTTGACGGAGAAAACTTCTATTTTCCAGAATATTTTTCACAAAAAGAGCGAAAAGATGCCAAAAAGAAGCTTGAATTCATTCTTGGCTTGGATATTGATCTTGAGAACTTTTATTCAGAGATAGAAGATTCAAAGTTTTCGTTCTTAATTGAGGAGTTTTATGGATTAACCATACCAAGGGCACCGAGCAAATATCAAGCCCTCGTGGAGGTAATAGCCCAGCAGCAGGTGAGCTTTGAATTTGCCATGAGAACAATTAACAACCTTGTGAAGCTCGTGGGGAGAAAAATCGGGGGTCTCTACCTCTTCCCAAAGCCAGAGGACATCTTAAACCTAAGTGGCAAAGAGCTCAAAGAGACTAAGCTTGGATATAGGGCAGCTTACATAAAATCCCTTACAGAAGAGTACGTTAAGGGAAACTTAAGCTTGGGTCTTGAGAAGCTCAGCGAGGAAGAGGCGATAAAATACCTCACAAAATTCAGGGGCATTGGAAAATGGAGTGCCGAGCTTTTCTTGGCCTATGGTCTTGGGAAGAACACATATCCAGCGGGAGATTTGGGGCTGAGAAGAGGAATAGCAAAGATATTTAATCTGAACCCCAGGGAGGTAAAAGAGAGAGATGTTAGAGAAATCATCGAGCCGTATGGAAAATGGAAGTCCCTGCTTGCCTTTTATATTCTCTGCTATGACAGGAAGACCGAGATGATGAAAAATGCCAATAGAAATAAAGGTAGAAGGAAAAAGATTTAG
- a CDS encoding slipin family protein, whose amino-acid sequence MAFEWVVYVIILVFILVFLASAIKIVKEYERAVIFRLGRVVGARGPGLFFIIPIFEKAVIVDLRTQVLDVPVQETITKDNVPVRVNAVVYFRVVDPVKAVTQVKNFIMATSQISQTTLRSVIGQAHLDELLSEREKLNRELQRIIDEATDPWGIKVTAVEIKDVELPAGMQRAMARQAEAERERRARITLAEAERQAAEKLREAAEIISEHPMALQLRTLQTISDVAGDKSNVIVLTLPMEMLKLFRSLSDTAEVAKKKLEEEKE is encoded by the coding sequence ATGGCCTTTGAGTGGGTTGTGTATGTTATTATTTTAGTTTTTATTTTGGTGTTTTTAGCCTCGGCTATAAAGATAGTGAAAGAATACGAGAGGGCAGTGATCTTCAGGCTTGGTAGGGTTGTTGGAGCCAGAGGACCAGGATTGTTCTTCATAATCCCAATATTCGAAAAGGCTGTTATAGTTGATTTGAGAACCCAGGTTTTAGACGTTCCAGTTCAAGAAACAATAACAAAGGACAACGTGCCTGTTAGGGTTAATGCCGTTGTTTACTTTAGAGTCGTCGACCCGGTAAAAGCCGTTACCCAGGTTAAGAACTTTATCATGGCAACATCCCAAATTTCTCAAACAACTCTGAGAAGTGTAATTGGTCAAGCGCACTTGGATGAACTTCTTAGCGAAAGGGAAAAGCTCAACAGAGAACTGCAAAGGATAATTGATGAAGCCACTGACCCATGGGGAATAAAAGTTACGGCCGTAGAGATAAAAGACGTTGAACTTCCGGCTGGAATGCAAAGGGCAATGGCAAGACAAGCAGAGGCAGAAAGAGAAAGGAGAGCAAGAATTACACTTGCTGAGGCAGAAAGACAGGCTGCCGAGAAGCTCAGAGAAGCTGCAGAAATTATCTCTGAGCACCCAATGGCACTCCAGCTTAGAACCTTGCAAACAATAAGTGACGTAGCAGGAGACAAGAGCAATGTTATAGTTCTAACACTCCCGATGGAGATGTTGAAGCTATTCAGGAGCCTTTCTGATACAGCTGAAGTCGCAAAGAAAAAGTTAGAGGAAGAAAAGGAGTAG
- a CDS encoding DEAD/DEAH box helicase: MLSIFEGLKSEIVALKEFKPKWGKYGSFEFKNPEVNKLVEEMGFKLYKHQVDALKALYSGENIVVTTPTASGKSEIFRLAIFDNYLSNPQDTYLLVYPTRALINNQYEKFSIENFHFFQLTGKMVSARILTGDVEWSERRKLIKEKPRVVFTTPDMLHYNILRNRKDYEWLLRNVRYLVVDELHIYRGVFGTNAAYVFKRLLKALERYGRRPQIIALSATLRNPKEFAETFFGKPFEAITKPANPFPKRYLVMFEPRRLNEMQLLRAIVEKLAEEGIKTLVFFDSRKGTEKLMRFLLTSPAVYKTTTYKGTLPKNIRWEIERDFKEGKLLVLLTTNALELGIDIGDLDAVVNYGIPPDGLFSLIQRFGRAGRKREREAINAIILRKNGLDYYYKEHVEELVEKLEKGIIEYMPINLKNRLVVKKHLHYLLSELKILDWDELNEFEKELAMELVDEKKAKLYDNPITGKREIRILRPAFNYSSIRTASDESYFLLLDEPWIRYKLLEKSSARDLIRFINWLKLKGYVIEEVDKPEYYRSLLPGMAYFSRGELYITRDKLSLGKFHFIFAYPLNKFWEVDTFPSKREEVEVLKIYDKKEYKGVEIYIGRLRVRHHYWGFAVKGKDTPQYLQELLKLKEEGILKGELYSPMLELKESAEVDEEWSILNWEKFAKVEFDEPLMWEFETDGIWLVFPESIREIANEEFREFFRIAVEKGYEDIAFSLYERLDRKSLFPELLGATSHYLRNYIKESLKNSKIEDEELAFAVKKMVDSKDGIGSGLHAIEHNMIKIAPIFTYVDSRELGGYSYESFPNPPFVGKPIVFIYDGNEGGFGLAEILYKNAEKLMEKSLEQMKKCECKDGCPLCVYSPKCGTFNEFLDKWQAIRVWEKLLSGGSTE, translated from the coding sequence ATGCTGAGCATCTTTGAGGGATTAAAAAGTGAGATTGTAGCCCTTAAAGAGTTTAAGCCTAAGTGGGGTAAATACGGCTCTTTTGAGTTTAAAAACCCTGAAGTGAACAAGCTAGTTGAAGAAATGGGCTTTAAGCTCTATAAGCATCAGGTTGATGCCTTGAAAGCCCTCTATTCTGGAGAGAACATAGTGGTGACAACCCCAACCGCCTCCGGCAAAAGCGAAATTTTCAGACTGGCTATATTTGACAATTATCTTTCAAATCCTCAAGACACGTATCTGCTCGTTTATCCAACGAGGGCATTAATAAACAACCAATACGAAAAGTTCAGCATTGAGAACTTCCACTTTTTCCAGCTTACAGGAAAGATGGTTAGTGCAAGAATTCTAACGGGCGATGTTGAGTGGAGCGAGAGGAGAAAACTCATTAAAGAAAAGCCGAGGGTTGTTTTCACGACTCCGGATATGCTGCACTATAACATTCTAAGGAACAGAAAAGATTACGAGTGGCTTTTAAGGAATGTGAGGTACCTCGTAGTTGATGAACTTCATATTTACAGAGGTGTTTTTGGAACTAACGCTGCTTACGTTTTTAAAAGGCTTCTCAAGGCGCTGGAGAGATACGGGAGGAGACCACAAATAATAGCCCTCTCAGCAACACTTAGGAATCCAAAAGAGTTTGCGGAAACCTTTTTTGGAAAGCCCTTTGAAGCTATCACAAAGCCTGCAAACCCCTTTCCAAAACGATACCTCGTGATGTTCGAACCAAGAAGGCTTAATGAGATGCAGCTTTTAAGGGCAATCGTCGAAAAGCTGGCTGAGGAAGGCATTAAAACCCTTGTTTTCTTTGATTCAAGAAAAGGGACTGAAAAGCTCATGAGGTTTCTTTTGACGTCTCCAGCGGTTTACAAAACCACTACTTACAAGGGCACCCTTCCAAAGAATATCCGCTGGGAAATCGAGAGGGACTTTAAGGAGGGAAAACTTCTCGTGCTTTTGACGACAAACGCTCTGGAGCTTGGAATTGATATAGGCGACCTAGATGCCGTTGTAAACTATGGAATACCACCTGATGGGCTGTTCTCCCTTATCCAGCGCTTCGGAAGAGCAGGAAGAAAACGGGAAAGGGAAGCCATAAATGCAATCATCTTAAGAAAAAACGGCCTAGACTATTACTATAAGGAGCACGTTGAGGAGCTGGTAGAAAAACTTGAGAAAGGGATAATCGAGTACATGCCCATAAACCTCAAAAACCGACTCGTTGTGAAAAAGCATCTCCACTACCTCTTGAGTGAGCTCAAGATTCTTGATTGGGACGAACTGAACGAGTTCGAGAAGGAGCTTGCCATGGAGCTCGTGGATGAGAAAAAAGCAAAGCTCTACGATAATCCGATTACGGGTAAAAGGGAAATCCGCATCCTGAGGCCAGCTTTTAACTACTCCTCTATAAGAACGGCAAGTGATGAGAGCTATTTCCTCCTGCTCGATGAACCATGGATAAGGTACAAACTTTTGGAAAAGTCCAGTGCAAGGGACTTAATCCGATTTATAAACTGGCTCAAGCTTAAGGGGTATGTAATAGAGGAAGTAGATAAGCCTGAATACTACAGGTCGCTCTTGCCGGGAATGGCGTATTTCTCGAGGGGAGAGCTGTACATCACAAGGGACAAGCTCAGTCTTGGAAAGTTTCACTTTATCTTCGCCTATCCACTCAACAAGTTCTGGGAAGTTGATACGTTCCCGTCAAAGAGAGAAGAAGTAGAGGTTCTTAAAATCTATGACAAAAAGGAGTACAAAGGAGTAGAGATTTATATCGGCCGGCTGAGGGTTAGGCACCACTATTGGGGATTTGCAGTCAAAGGAAAAGATACGCCTCAGTATCTTCAAGAACTGTTGAAGCTCAAGGAAGAGGGAATTTTGAAAGGGGAGCTTTACTCTCCAATGCTGGAGCTCAAAGAGAGTGCTGAGGTTGATGAGGAGTGGAGCATTCTTAACTGGGAGAAGTTTGCGAAGGTTGAGTTTGATGAGCCTTTAATGTGGGAGTTTGAAACGGATGGAATATGGCTTGTATTTCCCGAGAGCATTAGGGAGATTGCAAACGAGGAGTTTAGAGAGTTCTTTAGGATTGCTGTGGAAAAGGGCTATGAAGATATTGCCTTTAGTCTTTACGAGCGCTTGGATAGGAAGTCTCTTTTCCCCGAACTTTTGGGCGCAACGAGTCACTACCTAAGAAACTACATCAAAGAGAGCCTAAAGAATTCGAAGATTGAAGATGAAGAGCTTGCTTTTGCAGTAAAGAAAATGGTGGACAGTAAAGATGGAATCGGAAGCGGACTTCATGCAATAGAGCACAACATGATTAAAATCGCCCCAATTTTCACATATGTGGACAGCAGGGAGCTCGGTGGATACAGTTATGAAAGTTTTCCAAATCCTCCCTTTGTGGGCAAGCCTATAGTGTTCATATACGATGGAAACGAAGGTGGCTTTGGATTGGCAGAGATCCTCTATAAAAACGCCGAAAAGCTCATGGAGAAGAGTCTTGAACAAATGAAGAAGTGTGAGTGCAAAGACGGCTGTCCGTTGTGTGTTTATTCGCCAAAGTGCGGCACTTTTAACGAGTTCCTTGACAAATGGCAGGCCATAAGGGTTTGGGAAAAACTCCTCAGCGGAGGTAGTACTGAATGA
- a CDS encoding GIY-YIG nuclease family protein, producing MKGSYLLVIYLERDANIRTKAREFRLKKGYYIYVGSAMNSLEKRVARHFRKKKHLHWHIDFLLQRAQLLSAYLIPSEERIEEELSRIVGKVFQGVEGFGASDVKVKTNLYFSATPPDGTICNILNSRNLRWKRVKSPEEIMKWREENAEDRKG from the coding sequence ATGAAGGGCTCCTATCTTCTTGTAATCTATTTGGAAAGAGACGCAAACATAAGAACAAAAGCCCGAGAGTTTCGTTTGAAGAAAGGGTATTACATTTACGTTGGCTCTGCAATGAACTCCCTCGAAAAAAGGGTTGCAAGACATTTCAGAAAGAAAAAACATCTTCACTGGCATATTGACTTTCTTCTCCAAAGAGCACAGCTTTTGAGCGCTTATCTAATACCCAGCGAGGAAAGAATTGAGGAGGAACTTTCCCGTATCGTGGGAAAAGTTTTTCAAGGGGTTGAAGGTTTTGGGGCGAGTGATGTTAAAGTAAAAACAAATTTATACTTCTCCGCAACTCCTCCAGATGGAACAATATGTAACATCTTAAACTCAAGAAACCTTAGGTGGAAAAGAGTTAAAAGTCCCGAAGAAATTATGAAGTGGAGGGAAGAGAATGCTGAGGATAGGAAAGGTTGA
- a CDS encoding geranylgeranylglyceryl/heptaprenylglyceryl phosphate synthase: MLRIGKVESYIHEKLEKEKLHFVLLDPDDVSPETAGKLAKMSEELGVDAIMVGGSTGAEGEILDEVVKSIKESSSLPVILFPGSHGGVSKYADAIFFMSLLNSRNPFFITGAQALGAFTVKRYGIEPIPMAYLVVEPGETVGWVSDAKPIPRHKPKIAAAYALAGQYMGMRLVYLEAGSGAPEHVPNDMIKVVKAAIDVPLIVGGGIRSYEDAKEVAQSGADIIVTGTAIEKAGSLEKARKRLERIIKGVKEVKP, translated from the coding sequence ATGCTGAGGATAGGAAAGGTTGAATCTTACATTCACGAGAAGCTCGAAAAAGAAAAACTCCACTTTGTTCTCTTAGATCCCGATGATGTTTCTCCCGAAACTGCAGGAAAGCTTGCCAAAATGAGTGAGGAACTCGGTGTGGATGCAATAATGGTTGGTGGTTCCACAGGGGCAGAGGGAGAAATTCTTGATGAGGTCGTTAAGTCGATAAAAGAGAGTTCCAGCTTACCTGTGATACTCTTTCCGGGTTCACATGGAGGGGTAAGCAAATATGCGGATGCAATATTCTTTATGAGCCTCCTTAATTCACGAAATCCATTTTTTATTACTGGTGCCCAGGCGCTTGGAGCTTTTACGGTAAAACGCTATGGAATTGAGCCAATACCGATGGCCTATCTGGTAGTAGAGCCGGGTGAAACAGTTGGATGGGTAAGTGATGCTAAGCCGATTCCAAGGCACAAGCCAAAAATAGCCGCCGCTTACGCTCTAGCTGGGCAGTACATGGGGATGAGGCTTGTTTACCTTGAAGCGGGAAGCGGTGCTCCAGAACATGTACCGAATGATATGATTAAAGTTGTTAAAGCCGCAATTGATGTTCCCCTAATAGTTGGAGGCGGCATAAGGAGCTACGAAGATGCAAAAGAGGTTGCCCAGAGCGGTGCGGACATAATCGTTACTGGCACAGCGATAGAGAAAGCGGGATCTTTAGAGAAAGCTAGGAAAAGGCTGGAAAGAATAATAAAAGGGGTCAAAGAAGTCAAGCCTTGA
- a CDS encoding AMP phosphorylase: MRAKVKILDVETGRFMVVINEEDAKKAKLHPEDLIKIETAKRTIYGDVVISNMVQPGEIGVTKDIMRAYSFSEGEMVNVVPAGTPESVRYVKKKMNGQKLKKVEIEAIVKDIVDRKLRDIEISSFVTSLEINGLDMDEIAWLTMAMAETGDMLDIDRKPIMDVHSIGGVPGNKTNVLVVPIVAAAGLTIPKTSSRAITSAAGTADVVEVLAPVTFSLDEIKRIVEKIGACLVWGGALNLAPADDLTIKAERALSIDPRGLMLASIMSKKYAMGSQYVLIDIPTGEGVKVETIEEARSLAKDFIELGKRLGQYVETAITYGGQPIGHTVGPALEAKEALETIMTGKGPGSLVEKATGLAGILLEMGGVAPAGMGKKMAKEILESGKAYEKLKEIIAEQGGDPNIKPEDIPIGDKTYTFVAQTSGYVTKIDNKAITTIARAAGAPEDKGAGILLHVKVGEKVREGDPLFTIHAESEVRLDQAIIQARRMEPIRIEGMVLQRIGNI, from the coding sequence ATGAGGGCGAAAGTGAAGATTTTGGATGTAGAGACCGGGAGATTTATGGTAGTAATCAACGAGGAAGACGCTAAGAAAGCAAAGCTTCATCCAGAGGACCTAATTAAAATAGAAACCGCAAAAAGAACAATATACGGAGATGTGGTTATAAGCAACATGGTTCAGCCGGGGGAGATAGGGGTTACAAAGGACATAATGCGTGCTTATTCCTTTTCTGAAGGAGAAATGGTAAACGTAGTTCCTGCAGGAACTCCAGAAAGCGTGAGATATGTTAAGAAAAAGATGAATGGTCAAAAGCTTAAGAAGGTTGAAATAGAGGCAATTGTTAAAGACATCGTCGATAGAAAACTTCGGGACATAGAAATAAGTTCTTTTGTAACTTCTCTTGAGATAAACGGGCTTGATATGGATGAGATTGCGTGGCTTACAATGGCAATGGCAGAGACTGGAGATATGTTGGATATAGATAGAAAGCCGATTATGGATGTCCACAGCATAGGTGGAGTTCCCGGAAACAAGACAAACGTGCTTGTAGTGCCGATAGTTGCCGCAGCCGGCTTAACAATTCCAAAAACCTCTTCAAGGGCAATAACAAGTGCCGCTGGAACTGCTGATGTGGTAGAAGTTCTTGCTCCAGTGACTTTCTCATTGGACGAAATAAAGAGGATCGTGGAAAAAATTGGTGCCTGTTTGGTGTGGGGTGGAGCCCTTAACTTGGCCCCCGCTGATGACCTGACAATTAAAGCCGAAAGGGCATTAAGCATTGATCCTAGGGGGCTTATGCTTGCGAGCATAATGTCGAAGAAGTACGCCATGGGTTCTCAATACGTTCTCATAGACATACCAACGGGAGAGGGAGTGAAGGTTGAGACCATAGAGGAGGCAAGGTCTTTGGCAAAAGACTTCATAGAGCTAGGAAAGAGACTCGGTCAATATGTGGAAACAGCGATTACTTATGGGGGCCAGCCAATAGGACACACAGTTGGCCCTGCGCTTGAGGCTAAAGAGGCTTTAGAGACCATAATGACAGGCAAAGGCCCGGGGAGTCTGGTGGAGAAGGCCACGGGCTTAGCGGGGATTCTGCTTGAGATGGGTGGAGTAGCACCGGCAGGAATGGGCAAGAAGATGGCGAAAGAAATCCTCGAAAGTGGAAAAGCTTACGAAAAGCTAAAGGAGATAATAGCCGAGCAGGGGGGAGATCCAAATATAAAGCCAGAGGATATCCCAATAGGCGACAAAACTTACACCTTCGTAGCTCAAACCTCTGGATATGTAACAAAGATCGACAACAAAGCAATAACGACAATAGCAAGAGCCGCTGGAGCTCCGGAAGACAAAGGTGCCGGAATTCTGCTCCATGTCAAAGTTGGAGAAAAAGTTAGGGAAGGGGATCCTCTCTTTACAATACACGCGGAGAGCGAAGTTAGACTCGACCAAGCAATAATTCAAGCAAGGAGAATGGAGCCGATAAGAATAGAGGGCATGGTGCTCCAGAGAATTGGAAATATCTAA